The sequence GCTGAAGAACGCTTTAATCGTTGCTGACGTCGTGATCACGTCAGGGGCAACCTCCGCCGGAGCTGAAGACATTCTACCGCAAATTCTAAATGAGCTAGGTAAGCCAGGAGTTATCGTTTGGGGTCTTGCAACTAAGCCGGGTAAGCCGACGACCGTCGCCGTAATTAATGGCAAGCCAGTTTTCGCTCTGCCGGGTCATCCAACATCAGCTTTAACCATTTTTCTACTTCTCGTTCGTCCATTTCTACTTCGAGCTGCAGGTTTCCAACCTAAACAACCTATAATTACTAAAGCCCATTTGGATGCGAAAGTTTTCTCAGCAGCTGGAAGAACGACATTCATTCCTGTAAAACTTGTATCCAAGGGAGAAGGTGAAACTATTGCGCAGCCGATTCCATCGGAATCTGGAGCAATAACTACGCTTGCTTCAGCTGACGGCTTCATTGTTATACCTTCAAACATACAGTTTATCGAGCAAGGGGAAATGGTTGAAGTTCACTTATTCTCTCCGTGGGATTAGTGACTAGGCGATAATTCTTTAACTGAAGATTTTTCTTTTAACACAAAGATAGAGAAGAGTAATGATATTCAACGCAGTATATCCGAGTAAAATAACGTTTAGAAGTACTAAGTCTCCGCCTGAAATCATCACCGAAGCATATAATGTTACAATTCCGACGGTAATACTTAGAATCGAAACTGAGACACCAAGCCAGAGTCCGAAGCGCTTCAGCTTGAATAACCCGTATGTAGCCAATAACCCCAGCGCTCCAAGTACTACTAAGTAAACGAGACGGAAACTGGAGGACGCGGCAAAACCTATGTTGAACGCGCTTACTAAGACATAGCACGCCATCACTAAGAAAAGACCGCGTGACCTCACTGGTTTAACTTCAACCTCAGGTTTTTCTGCAACTCTTCTACTCTTCGCCAAACTGGAATCCTCTGATGACCATAATCGGCATCAATTTGATATTAATTTCTTTTCAATCCTCGGAAACTCTTAAAGACCATACAATTAACTAACCATATGCATAGTGTTTACACAATACTCTTGAGAACGGTGTTGCCTTGGAAATGAGCTTTATTAATTTTCATGTAATTCCACAACGCGTTTTCTCCGGCGTCTATAAACCGTTCGACGAAGCAGATTATGTTGTTCTTGGAGTTCCATATGATGGAACCAGTACCTATCGCGCGGGATCGCGGTTCGGCCCGCAAGCCATCCGGGAGGCATCACTCAACATTGAAACTTACAGTTTACGGACAGGGCTTGACGTTGAGGATTTAAAAATCTGTGACCTAGGTGACTTAAACATTGCAGAAGGTTTAACGGAAACTCTGCGAAGGCTTGAAAAGGTTTTAGGCAATATCATTGTTGGCAAGAAACTTCCAGTGATACTCGGCGGGGAACACTCCCTAACGCTCGGCGCAGTTAAGGCATTTGGAACTAATGTTGCAGTCCTTGATTTTGACGCTCATATGGATCTAAGAGACGAATATATGCAAAGTCTGTTATCTCACACTACCTTTATGCGTAGGTTGGCTGAACTGATTGGTCCTGAGAGGATTATTGAAGTTGGTGTACGAGCACTCTGTAAAGCAGATTTGGAATATGCAAATAAAACTGGTCTCACTTATATAACTGCGCATGAACTACATCATGTTAGCGCAGAGAAAGTAGTTCAAACGATTCGAGATAAACTAGCTAACTTCAATAAAATCTATTTAACAATCGATATCGATGTCCTCGACCCGTCTGTAGCTCCAGCTGTAGGAAATCCAGAACCCGAGGGAATAAACACTCACATGCTTCTCGATTTGCTTCAAGGTGTCTGCGACACGCGGTTTTGCGGCTTCGACCTAGTTGAGGTATCACCACACTACGATTCAGGTGGAACTGCTACTCAAGCAGCTCGCATTATCTTTGAAACGCTCTGTTTTATTGAGAAAAGCCGCCGAGAAATCGTGTAACTATTTCTATTCATCGTGCCAGTTAGTTGAACCTGTTTTGCTGAAGCGCAAAGTTTTAGTCTTTCGAATGTGTATGAGCAAGAAATCCCGCGGGCTTTCAGCCTTGGATAGCTCGCATTTACAGACAACAACAATCTTGGAGGATGTTTGAACTTAGCCTCAACTACCATAGTTGAAGCCATGGATTCTCGATGTGATTCGATGAATGGTCGAGTTCCGCAGGGATCCGGAGATTTCTTTCTTGATGGCCTACGTGTTCTTAAAGCTAATTGGATTAAAATCTTGATTTTCAACATTCTGTATTTCGGGGCATTCACTGTCGGAGTCATCTATGGGTTAAGCAATCCTGCACAACAACTCACGTTAGCTCGACTGGTTCAAATAGAACTTCGAAATAATCCCACAAGCCGAATTGTGCTCGATGCTCTCATGCGTCGAGACATGTTAACAGCTACAGTATTTACATTTATTCACAATCTCATTTATCCAGCGCTTTTAATTTCGACTTGTGGCGGGCTGCTAATTCTTCCATTAATCCTCAATATATGGCAGTACTTCATACTCGGAGTCATTTTTAGCCCGACTACCATGGCTCACGTTTTCGTATTAACTCTATCTTTCCCAGTGCTTCTCATGGAAACTGAAAGCTACGTCTTCGCATCTATAGTGGGATTAAACTTAACACTCGGGTTAATCAAACCAAATCTTTTGTACAAAGACATGAAATTAACGAGAAAACAAGCCCTTAGGCAATCATTAAATGCTTGCGTAGCGGTCTATATTTGGATAATTACCATTTTACTTGTTTCAGCCGCAATCGAGATTTTCACTTTAACAGCAATTTAAAGTTGCACTTCGTCACTTGAATGAACCTTTATCTAGAGTATCCTCCATTTTTCGATACCATTCTTCGACGATATCTCGAATGAGTTTTTTCACGCGCTCAGCTGGGGTAGCTTCATAGACAAAAAAGTAGCCGCCACGATCAATAATCCTTTCCTTTCTATGGGCTAATCCTTTACCGACAAGGTTGCCGAGTATTCTTTGCGCCGTCGGGCGGCTTCTTCTAGTTTTCTTAGCCAGATCTTTCACGGTCATTGGTCCACCCTTCAGTAAGGTAAGGTAAGCACTCAACTCCACTTCTTGAAGTCCCAAAGCACATCGGGCTAAATCTCTTAGCTCAATTCGTGTCGCGGCTAAATGTGACCGCATTTCCTCCAGAACCATAAAATCAACCGTTTGTTTACAATTGATAAACTACCGTGATAAAGTATAAAAGCATCTTATAAATAAATCTTCCGTCAAAAGGGGGTTGCAAAACGCCAACCATAAAAATTGAAGTATTTTACACCCCTATTTGTCCCCACTGTCCTCACGCAATCGAAGTTGTACGCAAGGTTACTCCACAATTCGGCGATAAAGTTCAAATCGAAGAAGTAAATGCCTGGACGCTAAATGGGCAACTCCGCGCGGCAAAGTACCACATTTACGCTGTACCAGCGATCGCGATCGATGGGCAAGTGCGTTTTGTCGGGACTCCAAGTGAAGATAAATTAGCTAAAGTCTTGAAAGAAGAGTTTAAGAAGCTAAATCAGTGAAAAGATGTTTACTGGGCTTACTGTTGTCATAGTTGCAATAATGATCGTTGCTCCCTTTACCGCTTCATTTGTATCACACCAAGATTAGGTCTATCTGAGCAAGAGCTACATTGATGGAAATGCATTCGAGTAAGTTATTAAGAAAGTTATCGAAAACTCAGAGGAGATGAAGGTATAGCAATGTTGTGTCCGCTATGCAACCCTTGGACTCTCCTGCTTCTAATAGTAGGTTTGGTTCTAGTTCTTATAGGGGGATACTGGTTTCTCTCACTTGGGATAGTTTTCGTAGTTTTAGCTTTTCTCCTTCCTATCCTTCTTCGTTTGAAGTATACAAAAACTAGATAATGCCGTGATTTACATGTTCTTGAAAGTTTATCTATATACGAGAGTTATCTCAATGATCGAAACTGTGAGCATCATTTTTTCAGTATTACAATGACGGATAGATGCTCAGAGACTACTAATTCAAAGGCTTACCATTTTTAAGTCGTCGTGTGAGGTTGGTAAATTTGCCCTCGATTCTGGGTTGGATATAGGTTTGGGTACATCGATATAATCATGAGAGGTATAACTAAATATCCCAATTATAATCTACCAACTAGACGAGGTGGGGCATCATGCAAATCACTACAAAGGCCGATGTTGAGAAGGTTGAGGTAATGAAAGGTGTAACCCGATGGGTTCTGTTAAGCGGAGAAAAACTAATGGTAGTACTCTACGAAATAGAACCTGGAGTGGTTTTTCCAGAACATAGCCATCCACATGAACAGATGGGTTACATCATTAAAGGAAAAGCGGAGTATAAGGGTGGTGGAAAAGTACAGATCGCAGGAGAGGGGGCCGCCTATTATTTTCCCTCAAATGAAAAACATCAAATAACAACACTAGATGAGAAAAGCGTATTCATCGATATTTTTAGCCCGCCAAGGGAAGACTTCCTCGTGAAGAAGAAATAGCATCATCCCTAACATTCTATCTTTTTTCTAAAACTGTATCCACGGAAGCTTATGGAAGCTCTTTAAAGCTCAACCAAGGATTGAACTCTGATAAAATTATGTTTTCGCGTAACTCTTTAATCGAGGAAGCCAGCTTTGCTCGCCCCAGAGGTATTTCCTACTATGGCAGAAGTACCGGAGGCTCTCACGGTAAACTAGAATCGGAAGTTCGGACATCTCTCCCTTAGGCTCCATAAATAATTACACGGTCGCGAAAAATAAAAATAACCGTGGAGTAAGCTGGCAGACTGAAATACGCTGGTGTACCTTTAGATGTATTTATGTCAGCCAGAGCTTGCCATTTTTTCGGCAAAATAGAGATCAATATTTGTTTTTCTTAACACGTTTCTCAAAGTTGGAGCTCTCTAAATTTAAATCT comes from Candidatus Bathyarchaeota archaeon and encodes:
- the speB gene encoding agmatinase, producing MSFINFHVIPQRVFSGVYKPFDEADYVVLGVPYDGTSTYRAGSRFGPQAIREASLNIETYSLRTGLDVEDLKICDLGDLNIAEGLTETLRRLEKVLGNIIVGKKLPVILGGEHSLTLGAVKAFGTNVAVLDFDAHMDLRDEYMQSLLSHTTFMRRLAELIGPERIIEVGVRALCKADLEYANKTGLTYITAHELHHVSAEKVVQTIRDKLANFNKIYLTIDIDVLDPSVAPAVGNPEPEGINTHMLLDLLQGVCDTRFCGFDLVEVSPHYDSGGTATQAARIIFETLCFIEKSRREIV
- a CDS encoding thioredoxin family protein gives rise to the protein MNLPSKGGCKTPTIKIEVFYTPICPHCPHAIEVVRKVTPQFGDKVQIEEVNAWTLNGQLRAAKYHIYAVPAIAIDGQVRFVGTPSEDKLAKVLKEEFKKLNQ
- a CDS encoding stage II sporulation protein M — its product is MNLASTTIVEAMDSRCDSMNGRVPQGSGDFFLDGLRVLKANWIKILIFNILYFGAFTVGVIYGLSNPAQQLTLARLVQIELRNNPTSRIVLDALMRRDMLTATVFTFIHNLIYPALLISTCGGLLILPLILNIWQYFILGVIFSPTTMAHVFVLTLSFPVLLMETESYVFASIVGLNLTLGLIKPNLLYKDMKLTRKQALRQSLNACVAVYIWIITILLVSAAIEIFTLTAI
- a CDS encoding helix-turn-helix domain-containing protein, with the translated sequence MRSHLAATRIELRDLARCALGLQEVELSAYLTLLKGGPMTVKDLAKKTRRSRPTAQRILGNLVGKGLAHRKERIIDRGGYFFVYEATPAERVKKLIRDIVEEWYRKMEDTLDKGSFK
- a CDS encoding cupin domain-containing protein, translated to MQITTKADVEKVEVMKGVTRWVLLSGEKLMVVLYEIEPGVVFPEHSHPHEQMGYIIKGKAEYKGGGKVQIAGEGAAYYFPSNEKHQITTLDEKSVFIDIFSPPREDFLVKKK